In a genomic window of Candidatus Bathyarchaeota archaeon:
- the hisF gene encoding imidazole glycerol phosphate synthase subunit HisF codes for MPLAKRIVPCLDVDHGKVVKCINFLNPKCAGDPVEMAKRYSDEGADELVFLDITASHEKRDIMRRYVEGVAKAISIPFTVGGGIRSVSDARNVLCSGADKVSVNTAAVENPKLITELADVFGRQCVVCAIDAKRNRTPTEGKIMVDTKEGKLWFEVVTYGGRKPTGIDAISWALEAQRLGAGEFLVTSMDCDGTKDGYDIELTKAISERVNVPVIASGGAGEPKHLLDVFVEGKADAALAASIFHYNQYPVPVVKDYLRKMGVTIRT; via the coding sequence GTGCCATTAGCAAAACGCATCGTACCCTGTCTTGATGTAGATCACGGAAAAGTCGTCAAATGCATCAACTTTCTCAACCCCAAATGCGCAGGCGACCCCGTTGAGATGGCTAAACGTTACAGTGACGAAGGCGCCGACGAACTCGTCTTCCTCGACATCACCGCTTCACACGAAAAACGCGACATCATGCGCCGATACGTAGAAGGCGTCGCCAAAGCCATAAGCATCCCCTTCACCGTCGGCGGAGGCATCCGAAGCGTCTCAGACGCCCGAAACGTCTTGTGCAGCGGAGCAGACAAAGTCTCCGTCAACACCGCCGCAGTTGAAAACCCAAAACTAATCACCGAATTAGCCGACGTGTTCGGGCGCCAATGCGTGGTCTGCGCTATAGACGCCAAACGCAACCGAACCCCCACGGAAGGCAAAATCATGGTAGACACCAAAGAGGGCAAACTTTGGTTTGAAGTGGTAACGTATGGCGGCAGAAAACCCACAGGCATCGACGCTATATCTTGGGCTTTGGAAGCGCAGCGTCTGGGTGCAGGTGAATTCTTGGTCACTTCCATGGACTGCGACGGAACCAAAGACGGCTACGACATCGAACTCACCAAAGCCATCAGCGAACGCGTCAACGTGCCTGTCATCGCAAGCGGCGGCGCAGGCGAACCCAAACACCTCCTTGACGTATTCGTAGAAGGCAAAGCCGACGCGGCACTTGCTGCCTCGATTTTCCACTACAACCAATACCCTGTTCCTGTCGTGAAGGATTACTTGCGCAAGATGGGGGTGACTATTCGAACATGA
- the hisA gene encoding 1-(5-phosphoribosyl)-5-[(5-phosphoribosylamino)methylideneamino]imidazole-4-carboxamide isomerase, with amino-acid sequence MMPMQLIPAIDLMGGKIVRLTRGKAETAKCYEDQFGTPLEAAQRWRDEGAGKLHIIDLDAAFGIGDNRAVIAEIAKNISLPIQVGGGIRSYEAAEKLLKVGIAQVILGSLAHSDPAVIGKIQKRFGYDSAIVALDNREGQIMIEGWQTKTAMTVDDALQKYTEMGVETFLITSIAQDGMLNGPDLQTLSTATENPKIKIIAAGGIGTIGDLAALREINVDGAVIGKALYEGRFTLKEAITKLGA; translated from the coding sequence ATGATGCCTATGCAACTTATTCCAGCAATTGATTTAATGGGCGGCAAAATCGTCCGCTTAACCCGCGGCAAAGCAGAAACCGCCAAATGTTACGAAGACCAATTCGGCACTCCCTTGGAAGCCGCACAGCGTTGGCGTGACGAAGGCGCAGGCAAACTCCACATCATCGACTTAGACGCAGCTTTCGGAATCGGAGACAACCGCGCGGTCATCGCTGAAATCGCAAAAAACATCTCGCTGCCCATTCAAGTCGGAGGCGGCATCCGCAGCTACGAAGCAGCCGAAAAACTCCTCAAAGTAGGCATTGCCCAAGTCATATTGGGCTCCCTTGCTCACAGCGACCCCGCCGTTATTGGAAAAATCCAGAAACGTTTCGGTTACGACTCAGCCATTGTTGCATTAGATAATCGCGAGGGGCAAATCATGATTGAAGGCTGGCAAACCAAAACTGCAATGACCGTGGATGATGCCCTCCAAAAATACACTGAAATGGGCGTTGAAACCTTTCTTATAACTTCCATAGCGCAGGATGGCATGCTGAACGGCCCCGATTTGCAGACGCTAAGTACAGCTACCGAAAACCCCAAAATCAAAATCATCGCGGCAGGCGGCATCGGTACCATCGGCGATTTAGCTGCACTCAGAGAAATCAATGTCGATGGCGCTGTCATCGGGAAAGCTCTATATGAGGGACGCTTCACCCTAAAGGAAGCCATAACAAAACTAGGAGCCTAA
- the amrS gene encoding AmmeMemoRadiSam system radical SAM enzyme: protein MSLHEAMLYERQPEGKVKCCLCARRCLISDGATGFCLVRKNEGGTLFALNYGKAVSACVDPIGKKPLSHFNPGALVMSIAAAGCNFRCQFCDNWMISQDHEAPGNPFPPEEVVKAAKNAWCQGISYTYTEPTVFMEYAYDTAKLAHEAGLFNTFVTNGYMTPEAVKTIAPYLDAATVDFKGGADPDFYRSVMSVPSVEPIYETLKELKLQGVHIEITNLVVPKMGDSLDRIREMAKWIRDNIGVDTPFHLLRFHPDYKLTTTPATSVQEMEQAYLTARNQGLHYVYIGNVPGHPGENTICPNCDTPVIKRDAFDITQWNLTDDMHCPVCGHLIPIKGKLYENMQRFPYALF from the coding sequence ATGTCTTTGCATGAAGCCATGCTCTACGAACGTCAACCAGAAGGCAAAGTCAAATGTTGCCTCTGCGCCCGACGCTGCCTAATCAGCGACGGAGCCACTGGATTTTGTTTGGTAAGAAAAAACGAGGGCGGCACCCTGTTTGCACTTAACTATGGCAAAGCCGTTTCCGCATGTGTAGACCCTATCGGCAAAAAACCCCTAAGTCACTTCAATCCCGGAGCGCTGGTTATGTCTATAGCCGCGGCGGGCTGTAACTTCCGATGCCAATTCTGCGACAACTGGATGATAAGCCAAGACCACGAAGCCCCCGGCAACCCCTTCCCACCCGAAGAAGTGGTCAAAGCCGCCAAAAACGCATGGTGCCAAGGAATCAGCTACACCTACACCGAACCCACCGTCTTTATGGAATACGCCTACGACACCGCCAAACTCGCACATGAAGCCGGTCTCTTCAACACTTTTGTTACCAATGGTTACATGACGCCTGAAGCCGTCAAAACCATCGCGCCCTACCTTGATGCGGCAACCGTGGATTTCAAAGGCGGCGCCGACCCTGACTTCTACCGCTCCGTAATGTCTGTGCCCAGCGTGGAACCAATCTATGAAACACTAAAAGAACTCAAACTTCAAGGCGTACACATAGAAATCACAAACCTCGTAGTCCCAAAAATGGGCGATTCCTTGGATCGCATCCGCGAGATGGCTAAATGGATACGCGACAACATCGGCGTCGACACGCCTTTTCATCTTTTGCGTTTTCATCCTGACTACAAATTAACCACAACCCCCGCAACCAGCGTACAGGAAATGGAGCAAGCCTACCTCACCGCCCGAAACCAAGGTCTACACTACGTCTACATCGGCAACGTCCCCGGACACCCCGGCGAGAACACCATTTGCCCCAACTGCGACACCCCAGTCATCAAACGAGACGCCTTTGACATCACTCA
- the hisH gene encoding imidazole glycerol phosphate synthase subunit HisH: MPNAVIFDYGVGNLLSLKTALDKAGFDASVGTTAAELAKADAIALPGVGSFTAASGKLDAVKETLQTKVLEGTPLLGICLGLQLFFETSEEGPGTGLALFKGRCLQLPSTVKVPHMGWNTLDLKAQNELFDGIAENTYVYFVHSLYPQPTDSSIVCTTTTYGTTFTSSVCSKNIFGTQFHPEKSGDVGLRILKNFAKTVTK, encoded by the coding sequence ATGCCCAATGCAGTCATATTCGACTATGGCGTAGGCAACCTGCTAAGCCTCAAAACTGCCCTAGATAAAGCAGGTTTTGATGCATCTGTTGGAACCACCGCGGCTGAATTAGCAAAAGCCGACGCCATCGCCCTGCCTGGTGTAGGCAGCTTCACCGCAGCCTCCGGCAAACTCGACGCTGTTAAAGAAACCCTGCAGACCAAAGTCTTAGAGGGCACGCCGCTTCTGGGAATCTGTCTGGGGTTGCAGTTGTTCTTTGAAACCAGCGAGGAAGGACCCGGCACAGGCTTAGCCCTCTTCAAAGGACGATGCCTCCAATTACCCAGCACCGTTAAGGTTCCACACATGGGCTGGAACACACTTGACCTCAAGGCGCAAAACGAACTTTTTGATGGCATCGCCGAGAACACCTACGTTTATTTCGTTCACTCCCTCTACCCCCAACCCACAGACTCAAGCATAGTCTGCACAACCACCACCTACGGCACAACCTTTACCTCCTCGGTCTGTAGCAAAAACATCTTTGGCACCCAATTTCACCCCGAAAAATCAGGCGACGTCGGATTACGAATCCTCAAAAACTTCGCCAAAACCGTAACAAAGTGA